A DNA window from uncultured Methanoregula sp. contains the following coding sequences:
- a CDS encoding YIP1 family protein — MIDTLVTKVKGFLLNPVETFQQSRADEPRAVFTYFGVLLLFNAILSAVITAVGIETLKLFNGMSFGLAIPVLVFVMILIGGFICTLVLGAWLHLWVYILGGRKGIMQTINAVIYGSTPRLLLGWIPFVGFLFALWSLVLGIIGIRELQEMSTERAVIAVVIAVLIPLIIIILVAAYFITSVMSVTSIPAAPLNS; from the coding sequence ATGATAGATACCCTGGTTACCAAAGTGAAAGGATTTCTCCTGAACCCTGTTGAGACATTCCAGCAGTCCAGAGCTGATGAACCCCGGGCGGTATTTACGTATTTTGGCGTTCTTCTTCTCTTCAATGCCATCCTCTCGGCCGTTATTACGGCTGTCGGGATCGAGACCCTGAAGCTGTTTAACGGGATGAGTTTCGGGCTTGCCATCCCGGTCCTTGTCTTTGTTATGATCCTGATTGGCGGGTTCATCTGCACCCTCGTCCTTGGCGCCTGGCTCCACCTCTGGGTGTACATCCTTGGCGGCCGCAAGGGAATCATGCAGACGATAAACGCGGTGATCTACGGGAGCACTCCCCGGCTTCTTCTCGGCTGGATCCCCTTTGTCGGGTTCCTCTTTGCCCTCTGGTCCCTGGTTCTTGGCATCATCGGGATCCGCGAACTCCAGGAAATGAGTACCGAGAGAGCAGTCATTGCCGTGGTCATTGCGGTCCTCATCCCGCTCATCATCATCATCCTTGTTGCAGCATAT
- a CDS encoding helix-turn-helix domain-containing protein, which yields METTPKKYKYSWGIEATLDVIGGKWKPLVIYQLRDGTLRFSQIVDRVTPRITQRMLTKELRELEKDGLVVRKVYPQVPPKVEYSLTKKAESLIPILDQLCDWGYEHMNEDIEFKCEE from the coding sequence TTGGAAACCACGCCGAAAAAATATAAGTACAGCTGGGGAATCGAAGCAACCCTGGACGTAATCGGGGGTAAATGGAAACCGCTGGTCATCTACCAGCTCAGGGACGGGACCCTGCGGTTCAGCCAGATCGTGGACCGGGTGACGCCCCGGATCACCCAGCGGATGCTGACAAAAGAGCTCCGTGAACTGGAGAAAGACGGCCTTGTTGTCAGGAAAGTCTACCCGCAGGTCCCGCCGAAAGTGGAATATTCGCTTACCAAAAAAGCCGAGTCCCTCATCCCGATCCTCGATCAGCTCTGCGACTGGGGCTATGAGCACATGAACGAGGATATCGAGTTCAAGTGCGAAGAATAG
- a CDS encoding flavodoxin family protein yields MNQRVLVLSASPRKGGNSDLLCDQFMKGATESGNQAEKIFLREKKIHFCLGCMICRSNGGQCVQKDDMAGLLEKMTAANVIVMATPVYFYTLNAQMKTLIDRTLPKYPDFGTKDIYFIVTAANPDKEALERTVEGFRGFLSCYPGLNEKGTIYGTGAGKIGEIKGSPAMKQAYEMGKNV; encoded by the coding sequence ATGAATCAACGGGTTTTAGTATTATCGGCAAGTCCCAGAAAGGGCGGGAATTCCGATCTGTTATGCGACCAGTTTATGAAAGGCGCGACCGAATCCGGAAATCAGGCAGAGAAGATCTTCTTAAGAGAGAAAAAGATCCATTTCTGCCTGGGCTGCATGATATGCCGGAGTAACGGAGGACAATGCGTCCAGAAGGATGACATGGCCGGCCTTTTGGAAAAAATGACTGCAGCCAACGTCATCGTTATGGCAACTCCCGTTTATTTTTACACCCTGAATGCCCAGATGAAGACCCTGATTGACAGGACTCTCCCGAAATATCCCGATTTCGGTACCAAGGACATCTATTTCATCGTCACTGCAGCGAACCCGGATAAAGAAGCGCTTGAAAGGACAGTTGAAGGATTCAGGGGATTTTTATCCTGTTACCCCGGCCTGAACGAGAAAGGAACCATCTATGGGACCGGTGCCGGGAAGATCGGGGAGATCAAAGGAAGTCCGGCGATGAAACAGGCATATGAAATGGGAAAGAATGTGTAA
- a CDS encoding aldo/keto reductase, producing MKMLYRKIPRTGDELSILGFGCMRLPMRADGSIDEERGIAQVRFAIDHGVNYVDTAWPYHMGASEPFVGRALAGGYRERVNIATKLPSWLIEKREDMERFLNAQLEKLRTDHIDYYLVHALVGDLWDTVEKLGVADFLDTAKADGRIRNAGFSFHGAGTDFNRIVDAYPWDFCQIQYNFLDEKNQAGTAGLEYAAKKGLGVIIMEPLRGGNLTKTVPPAVQNLWDEAPVRRTAAEWALRWVWNHPEVTVVLSGMNEEAHIRENLKLADQAYPRSLTDEELDIVHKVELKYRELMKVGCTGCRYCMPCPSGVNIPLCFEEYNNLSFADNTEMEKFMYAARAGGAVGIGEPEFASLCVQCGQCVEKCPQHIDIPTVLASVVEELEGPDLEKRVEMAKQVFRQT from the coding sequence ATGAAGATGCTGTACAGGAAAATTCCCAGGACCGGTGACGAGCTTTCCATTCTCGGGTTCGGGTGCATGCGCCTGCCCATGAGAGCGGATGGCTCGATCGATGAAGAGAGAGGAATTGCGCAGGTACGCTTTGCAATCGACCATGGCGTGAACTATGTTGACACGGCCTGGCCGTACCACATGGGTGCAAGCGAGCCGTTCGTGGGGCGTGCCCTTGCCGGAGGTTATCGCGAGAGAGTGAACATCGCAACAAAACTTCCCTCCTGGCTCATTGAAAAACGGGAAGATATGGAGCGGTTCCTCAATGCCCAGCTGGAAAAACTCCGGACAGACCATATCGACTATTACCTTGTCCATGCCCTTGTCGGCGACCTGTGGGATACGGTCGAGAAACTCGGCGTTGCCGATTTCCTTGATACGGCCAAAGCCGATGGCCGGATCAGGAACGCAGGCTTCTCCTTCCATGGAGCAGGAACGGATTTCAACCGGATCGTGGACGCATACCCGTGGGACTTCTGCCAGATCCAGTACAATTTCCTGGACGAGAAGAACCAGGCGGGCACGGCCGGCCTGGAATATGCAGCAAAAAAAGGACTCGGCGTCATCATCATGGAGCCCCTGCGGGGAGGGAACCTGACAAAGACCGTGCCACCCGCGGTACAGAACCTCTGGGACGAGGCCCCGGTCCGGAGAACCGCTGCGGAATGGGCTCTCCGCTGGGTCTGGAACCATCCGGAAGTCACCGTCGTCCTCTCCGGCATGAACGAGGAGGCGCATATCCGGGAGAATCTTAAGCTCGCAGACCAGGCGTACCCCCGTTCGCTGACGGATGAGGAACTGGATATTGTACACAAAGTGGAGCTGAAATACCGCGAACTGATGAAAGTGGGCTGCACCGGCTGCCGGTACTGCATGCCCTGCCCGTCGGGAGTGAACATTCCGCTCTGTTTCGAGGAATACAACAATCTCTCCTTTGCCGATAATACCGAGATGGAAAAATTCATGTATGCTGCCCGGGCGGGGGGAGCGGTCGGCATAGGAGAGCCGGAGTTTGCATCCCTGTGTGTCCAGTGCGGGCAGTGCGTTGAGAAATGTCCCCAGCATATCGACATCCCCACAGTTCTCGCATCGGTTGTGGAAGAGCTGGAAGGCCCTGACCTGGAGAAGAGAGTTGAGATGGCAAAACAGGTGTTCAGGCAGACGTGA
- a CDS encoding tetratricopeptide repeat protein: MNKKNYRISMFILLFLLFLPAHPVQATEKAVLDWNAKGNELAGLGKYHEAFDAFNNALYLDGEYAPAWYGKGVSLNELGRFREANDAFDQALLRNENYVAAWNGKGVALQNMGRYDDSLRAYTYGLGLDPSDTLLQANRNSLLEKIATQPAQSTPSSGSSVRNTAAWKTSPATSPAAAWTIVTPAGSAQKAPPQKEMIYAKDITPPQVTSSAQDLNSAISLVSSPQDVSSADVGNALEVISSKGVIAAPTDNSTKNFLGAMDRISELGPGTPENQSSAPGVKKAPDFLSLLLKFVGLDLGVSLTA; this comes from the coding sequence ATGAACAAAAAAAACTATCGGATATCGATGTTTATCCTGCTCTTCCTTCTCTTTTTACCGGCACACCCGGTCCAGGCAACGGAAAAGGCGGTCCTGGATTGGAATGCCAAAGGCAACGAATTGGCCGGTCTTGGTAAATACCATGAGGCGTTCGATGCTTTCAACAATGCCCTTTATCTTGACGGGGAGTATGCTCCCGCATGGTATGGCAAGGGCGTTTCCCTCAACGAACTTGGCAGATTCCGGGAAGCCAATGATGCTTTCGACCAGGCCTTGCTGCGGAACGAGAATTATGTTGCTGCCTGGAACGGCAAAGGCGTGGCACTCCAGAACATGGGCAGGTACGATGACTCCCTCCGGGCCTATACGTATGGCCTCGGTCTTGACCCTTCAGACACACTCCTGCAGGCCAACAGGAACTCCCTGCTTGAGAAGATCGCTACTCAGCCGGCACAGTCAACTCCATCATCCGGCTCATCAGTCCGGAATACCGCTGCATGGAAGACCTCCCCGGCAACATCTCCTGCGGCTGCATGGACAATTGTCACCCCGGCAGGTTCAGCCCAGAAAGCCCCTCCCCAGAAAGAGATGATCTATGCAAAAGATATAACCCCCCCGCAGGTCACCTCATCGGCACAGGATCTCAATTCTGCAATAAGCCTGGTCTCGTCCCCGCAGGATGTCTCATCTGCAGATGTTGGCAATGCACTCGAGGTCATCTCATCAAAAGGCGTGATCGCCGCCCCGACGGATAACTCCACGAAGAACTTCCTTGGCGCTATGGACCGCATATCGGAACTGGGCCCCGGGACCCCCGAGAATCAATCATCAGCCCCCGGTGTGAAAAAAGCCCCCGATTTTCTTTCCCTGCTGCTGAAATTTGTGGGCCTGGATCTCGGTGTCAGTCTGACTGCATAG
- a CDS encoding archaellin/type IV pilin N-terminal domain-containing protein gives MDRELPGPGRSVMNPFSDNLAFTGLEAAIVLIAFVVVAAVFSYVVLGAGFFTTQKSQEVVHTGVQQDSSTLEIVGNVYGIGTAGVSIDTINFTCALAPGGTPVDFDKVVLTYSNASVLETLTHAGSGRPLTMPLPGQWSITAVQNERTTDDVLEKGEEFDITAKPTNPVVKNDIFQIDVKPVIGPALAIIRTAPASIQKVNVIF, from the coding sequence ATGGACCGGGAACTCCCCGGCCCGGGAAGGTCCGTTATGAATCCGTTCTCAGATAACCTCGCATTCACGGGTCTTGAGGCCGCAATAGTCCTCATAGCATTTGTTGTCGTTGCTGCGGTTTTCTCCTATGTAGTGCTCGGTGCCGGGTTCTTCACAACCCAGAAGAGCCAGGAAGTTGTTCACACAGGAGTCCAGCAGGACAGCTCAACTTTGGAGATTGTCGGTAATGTGTATGGTATCGGGACCGCGGGAGTCTCCATAGATACAATCAATTTCACCTGCGCCCTTGCACCAGGAGGAACACCGGTTGATTTCGACAAGGTTGTGCTCACTTACAGCAATGCCTCGGTCCTTGAGACCCTGACACATGCGGGATCCGGCAGGCCCCTGACAATGCCTTTGCCCGGCCAGTGGTCGATCACTGCAGTCCAGAACGAGAGAACCACGGACGATGTTCTGGAAAAAGGCGAGGAGTTCGATATCACGGCAAAACCGACAAACCCGGTAGTAAAGAATGACATATTCCAGATTGACGTAAAACCGGTGATAGGCCCGGCGCTTGCAATCATCAGGACCGCCCCTGCATCGATCCAGAAAGTGAATGTTATCTTCTGA
- a CDS encoding ferredoxin, producing the protein MKVVLDRSGCVSCGSCWDACPAFFEENPDDSFSRIKEEFRVTGNIAEGVAPGDLAACVKDAADLCPVQVIAIDDS; encoded by the coding sequence ATGAAAGTCGTTCTTGATCGATCCGGTTGTGTCAGTTGTGGATCCTGCTGGGATGCCTGCCCGGCATTCTTTGAAGAGAACCCTGACGATTCATTCAGCCGGATCAAGGAAGAATTCCGGGTAACGGGAAATATCGCGGAAGGTGTTGCCCCTGGTGACCTGGCCGCCTGTGTTAAGGATGCAGCAGATCTCTGTCCGGTGCAGGTTATTGCAATAGATGACTCCTGA